Part of the Maridesulfovibrio sp. genome, CATTATCTGCTCCACTATTTTTCCAGTTGATATCAGCACCGCTGTACTTGAATGTGAATATAATTCCTCACAGGATCATAGTCTTACAGTTTAAATAAAAGAGCAACAAAAACCGTTTGTTGAATACTATTCTTTTTTGAAAAGATATCGCTGGCACATCTCGGTCAGTTCGGTAAAAGTCTTGTCCGCGTCCGGCTCTCCGGTTTCTAATATGCAACGGTGCATTGTTTCTTCTATTGCTCCGCTGACAAGTCTTGCCCCTATGTTTATGTCCTTGATCCTGACTTTGTCCCCGCAATTTTTCAGTATTTGGGTCACTCCCTTCTCTAATGCCGAAATGATGTTGCGGTCCAGATTTGCCATATGGGATTCTCTGTTTTTCAGGGCCAGCATTTCGCGGTGCAACTCTGTTGACAGAGTGTGGGCCTGCTTTGCGGTTTCCACTATGTAAGCAGTGATTTCGCGTGAACTTTTTGTGTATGGTGCATTGTCTGCAAAATTACCATAAACGCCTTTTGTGATACTTGTCGTATATGCATCACTTACTTGATCCAGCAGGTCTTTCTTGTCTTTGAAGTAACTGTAGAATGATCCTACTGAGACTTTAGCATCGTGTGCAATTTCAGTAACTCCTGTTTTGTGAAATCCCTTTTCGGAGAACAGTTTCATCCCGGCGACAATGATCCGGCGCTTTTTTTCTTGGCTTCGTTTCTGGGTTGGTGTCCGGGTCATGTTATCTCCTGAGTTTTATAATTTAATTTTATGAATATAAATTCATATTCACATTGTCAATAAATATGAATTAAAATTCATGTTTTTAGATCTTACATGAAAATAAGAAAGCCCGGCACTGTTAAGCACCGGGCTAAAAATGTTTGAGCAAATCAGTTATGCCGGATCTGATGGATTGGGCAGGAATTTGATGTCGATTTCCTGCTTGAGTCCATTCATGAATTCACGGAATTCGCGTTCCTGATGCGGACTGTAGCGCAGCAGGAGGATTCCTTTGAAGCGGTCGGCAATAGTGAAAAGTGCGAGATTGTCCACGGCCTCCATGAGGAAACGAAAGATTGCAATATCAGAAGGTGCAATCTGGATATACATGCGGGAGGAATTCTCCGGCGGCGGTGGCAGGGGACGCGGACGAGGTTTTCTTTTTCTACGGGCCATATAAAATATAGTGCTTCGTTCCTTACAAGGAGGCGAAGCCTTATTAAAAGTTTTTGAAGAGTCCAGAGAAACTTTTTTCAAAAAGTTTCTCTGGCCGCCAAAGGCCTCTTCTATAAAATTTTATATCCGTCTTCAGTTATGAGCACCATGTATTCCCAGCGGATACCGCCCCAATCGGGGTAGTAGAGACCGGGCTCCACAGTGATAACCATGCCCGGTTTAAGTTCACCGGAAGCAATGGGGCTTACACTGGGCGGCTCATGCGTTTCAAGGCCGATACCGTGTCCGAGCGAATGGGTAAAGTACTTTTCCACTCCGTATTTTTCAAAAACAGCTTTGGCGGTGTGATAGGCGTGCTGGATCGGCAGCCCGGGACGCAGAACCTTGATGGCTTCCATCTGTGCTTCCTGCACTTGATCACGCACAGTGAGAAAACGGTCGGAAGGCTTGTCACCGACCCAGAATGTACGGGTCTGGTCGGAGCAATAATCTCCCATGCGACCACCCATATCGATAAGTACCAGCGAACCGTCCTCAAGTTTGTCGTTTCCGGGGATGGCGTGGGGCAGGGCAGCGTTGGGGCCGATGCCGACAATGCTGGGGAAAGCCAGTTCGGACGCACCGTTGTTACGGAAAAGCTGTTCCACGTCCCATGCTATTTCAGCTTCAGTGCGACCGGGAACCAGCTTAGTCTCAAGCAGTTCGTATACTTTGTGGTTCAGGGCGCAGGATTCTTCCATGATCTTGATTTCTGTTTCGTCCTTGATCTGGCGAAGATCTTCCACCAACCCTGAAACAGGCTTAAGATCACAAAAATCGTTAAGCTTTTCATGCTCGAAAATATTGATGGATTTCGGATCGTAGGAAATTTTCTTGAAACCGTTTGATTTAAAGAATTCGCGCAGGGCATCGAATTTACGGCCTGAATAAATGAAGATGTCATCTTCTTTCCAGACCTTGCGGGCCGCATCAAGGTAGCGGGGGTCAGTGAGCAGGAAATCCCGGCCTGCTGGATCAATGATCAGCCAGCCTGCTGATTCGTTGCACTGGGGATCATGAAGTTCAAAGCCGCTGAGGTAGTAGCGGTTGGCTGCGAAGCTGACCAGAAGAGGGGGATGTCCGCGATCCTTAAGGCGTTTGCGGACATCCTCCCGCCGCTGTTCGTAAGTGGCGGTGGAAATTGTCATGTGCTTAACTGATCCTGTATGTGGTTTCAGGCTGTCCGTTAATCATCCGTTCAGCCCATTCTACTCCCTGCATTACAGAATGATCCATGTTGGAAACTTCGTATTTCCAGCCGCCGAAACGGCCGCGGGAATATATGTTCATGGATTCAAGGGCAGGCTGAAGAACTTTTAACGCTTCATCGCGTTGCAGGCAAGGGATGGGATAGCCGTAATCCACATTAATTGACCAGCGCGAAATAATGTCTTTACGGTCTTCTTCTTTCAACATTTCTGTGTTGACCAAGCCGTCTTCTACTTCTCTTATTATATTGTTCTTATCGATAACTTTGTTATTTGAGTATGACACCTCACACATAAGAGCCCGTCCTTTGCCGGGTTGCGGTGTGTTGTTTGGAGAGTAGTTGTGGAAATTGGTAACCCTGTAAAACGGGTTGTCATTTTCAGGAAAGTACATCCAGCAGCGGGAATCCGGTTTGGAACTGGACAGTCCGATACCGGCTACAATTACGCTGTTGTGTTTAAGGGCTTGAGTTGCGTTGACAAGTTGCGTGGCCGGGGCGGCCAACCAGCGGGAAGCAAGAATATCTATGGGCCCGGTATTGAGCAGGTGTTCATATTCATATGAATTACCCTTGCTGTCGGTAATTGTTTTAGCCTGCGGATCAATGACAGCCACATTGGTGTTATATTTAATGTGATCGGAAACAGTAGCCGCAAGTTTTTTAAATATGGTTCCGGTTCCGCCTTTAAGCGGGAATTTGAATTTGTTGTTCGGTCCCCATGAAAGTTGGTCCTGTTCAAGAAGGATATTCTTGAGCACAGAACGAAGGTCAACCACGCTTACCCGTTCACCTATCCATGAGAAAGACATTTTTTCGGGATGGGTGGCCCATACCTTATAGTTGTATGGCTCCATGAAATGTTTGGCGATGCCCTTACCGAAGATGGAATGAA contains:
- a CDS encoding aminopeptidase P family protein; the protein is MTISTATYEQRREDVRKRLKDRGHPPLLVSFAANRYYLSGFELHDPQCNESAGWLIIDPAGRDFLLTDPRYLDAARKVWKEDDIFIYSGRKFDALREFFKSNGFKKISYDPKSINIFEHEKLNDFCDLKPVSGLVEDLRQIKDETEIKIMEESCALNHKVYELLETKLVPGRTEAEIAWDVEQLFRNNGASELAFPSIVGIGPNAALPHAIPGNDKLEDGSLVLIDMGGRMGDYCSDQTRTFWVGDKPSDRFLTVRDQVQEAQMEAIKVLRPGLPIQHAYHTAKAVFEKYGVEKYFTHSLGHGIGLETHEPPSVSPIASGELKPGMVITVEPGLYYPDWGGIRWEYMVLITEDGYKIL
- a CDS encoding FAD-dependent oxidoreductase, producing the protein MKCRYVIIGAGPTGLGAARRLSELGEKSFLVLEKNSWAGGLASSFTDSKGFTWDIGGHVMFSHYDYYDKMIEDVLKGEYIEHLRESWVRILQSWVPYPFQNNIRYLPNQEKWECVRGLLPGERSEDKPHNFLEWIHSIFGKGIAKHFMEPYNYKVWATHPEKMSFSWIGERVSVVDLRSVLKNILLEQDQLSWGPNNKFKFPLKGGTGTIFKKLAATVSDHIKYNTNVAVIDPQAKTITDSKGNSYEYEHLLNTGPIDILASRWLAAPATQLVNATQALKHNSVIVAGIGLSSSKPDSRCWMYFPENDNPFYRVTNFHNYSPNNTPQPGKGRALMCEVSYSNNKVIDKNNIIREVEDGLVNTEMLKEEDRKDIISRWSINVDYGYPIPCLQRDEALKVLQPALESMNIYSRGRFGGWKYEVSNMDHSVMQGVEWAERMINGQPETTYRIS
- a CDS encoding TetR/AcrR family transcriptional regulator — translated: MTRTPTQKRSQEKKRRIIVAGMKLFSEKGFHKTGVTEIAHDAKVSVGSFYSYFKDKKDLLDQVSDAYTTSITKGVYGNFADNAPYTKSSREITAYIVETAKQAHTLSTELHREMLALKNRESHMANLDRNIISALEKGVTQILKNCGDKVRIKDINIGARLVSGAIEETMHRCILETGEPDADKTFTELTEMCQRYLFKKE
- a CDS encoding DUF4911 domain-containing protein is translated as MARRKRKPRPRPLPPPPENSSRMYIQIAPSDIAIFRFLMEAVDNLALFTIADRFKGILLLRYSPHQEREFREFMNGLKQEIDIKFLPNPSDPA